In Leopardus geoffroyi isolate Oge1 chromosome D1, O.geoffroyi_Oge1_pat1.0, whole genome shotgun sequence, a single window of DNA contains:
- the LOC123602678 gene encoding olfactory receptor 8K3-like, producing the protein MEKHNLTVVKEFILTGITHRCELQAPLFGLFLIIYVISVVGNLGLIILTKVDSRLQTPMYFFLRHLALTDLGYSTTVGPKMLASFVVEENTISYHLCATQGAFYIMFIISELFILSAMSYDRYVAICNPLLYPVIMSQRVCQMLVTIPYLYSTFVSLLVTIKIFSSSFCGYNVISHFYCDCLPLLSLLCSNTHEIELIILIFSVFDLMSSLLVVVVSYLLILAAIIRMNSAEGRHKAFSTCGSHLTVVTVFYGTLIFMYVQPESGHSFDADKVASIFYTLIIPMLNPLIYSLRNVDVKYAFHRIWKKLCSTFS; encoded by the coding sequence ATGGAAAAACACAACCTGACAGTGGTGAAAGAATTCATTCTCACGGGAATCACACACCGTTGTGAGCTGCAGGCTCCATTATTTGGGCTCTTCCTCATCATCTATGTGATCTCAGTGGTGGGCAACCTGGGCCTGATCATCCTCACCAAGGTGGACTCCAGGCTACAaacacccatgtacttcttcctcagaCACCTGGCTCTCACTGATCTGGGATATTCAACAACTGTGGGACCCAAAATGTTAGCAAGTTTTGTTGTGGAAGAAAACACAATTTCCTATCATTTGTGTGCCACACAGGGAGCATTCTACATTATGTTCATCATTAGCGAGCTTTTCATTCTGTCGGCTATGTCCTATGACCGCTACGTGGCCATCTGTAATCCTCTGCTCTATCCAGTCATCATGTCACAAAGGGTGTGTCAGATGCTGGTGACAATCCCCTATCTCTACAGTACATTTGTGTCTCTTCTGGTCACCATAAAGATTTTTAGTTCATCCTTCTGTGGTTACAATGTCATCAGCCATTTCTACTGTGACTGTCTTCCCTTGTTGTCCTTGCTCTGTTCAAATACGCATGAAATTGAATTGATAATTttgattttctcagtttttgatTTGATGTCATCCCTTCTTGTAGTCGTTGTGTCTTACCTGCTGATACTGGCAGCCATCATCAGGATGAACTCAGCTGAGGGTAGGCACAAGGCCTTTTCCACCTGCGGGTCCCACCTGACAGTAGTCACAGTGTTCTATGGGACTCTGATATTTATGTATGTGCAACCCGAGTCCGGTCATTCCTTTGATGCCGATAAAGTGGCATCCATATTTTACACCCTCATCATCCCCATGTTGAATCCCTTGATTTATAGCTTGAGGAACGTAGATGTAAAATATGCTTTCCATAGGATATGGAAAAAGTTATGTAGTACCTTTTCTTAA